A stretch of Channa argus isolate prfri chromosome 16, Channa argus male v1.0, whole genome shotgun sequence DNA encodes these proteins:
- the LOC137101741 gene encoding creatine kinase, testis isozyme has protein sequence MSDNIDKTGAAMSFSNLKLKNNAELEFPDLSKHNNHMAKVLTLDMYERLRSKQTPSGFTVDDVIQTGVDNPGHPYIMTVGCVAGDEETYDVFKELLDPVIQDRHGGYKPTDKHKTDLNPEHLKGGDDLDPNYVLSSRVRTGRSIRGFCLPPHCSRGERRAVEKLSIEALNSLSGDLKGKYYALKNMTEDEQQQLIDDHFLFDKPVSPLLLASGMARDWPDARGIWHNDNKTFLVWVNEEDHLRVISMQKGGNMREVFNRFCTGLTKIESLFKERGHAFMWNEHLGYVLTCPSNLGTGLRAGVHVKLPKMSKHAKFEEVLKRLRLQKRGTGGVDTAAVGGVFDISNADRLGFSEVELVQMVVDGIKLLIEMEKRLEKNQSIDELIPAQK, from the exons ATGTCTGATAACATAGACAAAACC GGAGCAGCCATGTCTTTCAGTAACCTGAAACTGAAGAACAACGCGGAGCTGGAGTTTCCGGACctcagcaaacacaacaaccacATGGCCAAGGTCCTGACTCTTGATATGTACGAGCGGCTGAGGAGCAAGCAAACACCCAGCGGCTTTACTGTGGATGATGTCATTCAGACCGGAGTCGATAACCCAG GTCACCCCTACATCATGACCGTGGGCTGCGTCGCCGGAGACGAGGAGACGTACGACGTCTTCAAAGAGCTGCTGGATCCCGTGATCCAGGACAGACACGGAGGATACAAACCCACAGACAAGCACAAGACAGACCTCAACCCAGAGCACCTGAAG GGCGGAGACGACCTCGACCCCAACTACGTCCTGAGCTCCCGTGTCCGCACAGGACGCAGCATCCGTGGCTTCTGCCTGCCGCCACACTGCAGCCGTGGAGAGAGGCGTGCTGTGGAGAAGCTCTCCATCGAAG CTCTGAACTCACTGAGTGGAGACCTCAAAGGAAAATACTACGCCTTGAAGAACATGACTGAAGATGAGCAACAGCAGCTCATCGAcgaccacttcctgtttgacaaGCCGgtgtctcctctgctgctggCCTCAGGGATGGCCCGCGACTGGCCCGACGCCCGGGGCATCTG GCACAATGACAACAAGACGTTCCTGGTGTGGGTGAACGAGGAGGACCACCTGCGTGTGATCTCCATGCAGAAAGGAGGCAACATGAGGGAAGTGTTCAATCGCTTCTGTACTGGACTCACCAAG ATTGAGAGCCTGTTCAAGGAGAGGGGCCATGCTTTCATGTGGAATGAGCACCTGGGCTACGTCCTCACCTGCCCATCCAACCTGGGCACGGGCCTGCGTGCAGGCGTGCACGTGAAGCTGCCCAAAATGAGCAAACACGCCAAGTTTGAGGAGGTTCTCAAGAGGCTGAGGCTCCAGAAACGTGGAACAG GTGGTGTGGACACAGCAGCTGTCGGAGGagtgtttgacatttcaaaCGCTGACAGACTTGGATTCTCTGAGGTGGAGCTGGTGCAGATGGTGGTCGACGGAATCAAGCTGCTGATTGAGATGGAGAAGAGGCTGGAGAAGAACCAGTCTATAGACGAGCTGATTCCTGCTCAGAAGTAA